Below is a genomic region from Bdellovibrionota bacterium.
TTCTTTCGTTCCAAGCTACCGTCACCTCAACAACAGTTCCTTTTACAGGTCTCATTTGCTCACTCAAGTTTTTGATTTCACTTGGAGGAGCGTATGTTCCTTTTAATCCTGTGGGTTGAACATAAGGTTCGTGTTTTTCTACGCCACCTAATGAAACTGGTTTTTCAACTTTATGAACACTTGGAGTTTCCTTCGGTGCAACGGGTGCCACGACAACCGGCGCTGGTTTTGGAACTTGCGGAACTGCCTTAGGCGCTGATACAGGAATTACTTTCGGTGGCTCTGGGACTTTTGGCACTGATGCAGCCGGCCCCGCAGAAACTGGCTTTGGCAAACCAATAAAAAATTCTAATCTGTATCCGCCGATTTTAATTTCTTCTCCAGAATTAATTCTATCATCCAGAACTTGCTGTCCATTTTTGAATGTTCCAGACTGCGAACCTAAGTCACAGATATAAAATCCATCTTGTCTTTTTTCGATAAGAGCGTGAACCGAAGAAATATCTGAACCTTTTAGTTTTAGATGGGCTTCACCTTCAGATCCAATAACGATTTGAGATTCACCAGACTGAAAAACTTCAACTAAATCTTGCGCTAAGTAAACACGTATAAATACGCGATCCGTAATACTCATTTAACACCTCTTGGAACAACTTCTGAAGTCTTTCTCATTTCAGGTAAGAAATTTTCTCTTAACTTGATCAATCTACCAAAGTTGAATTGCTTCTTTTGCATAATATAAAATAATTCTGGTTTTTGAACTTCACCGCGAATGAGCTGATCTTCGAAATTGATATTTGTTCTCTTCTTTTCTTTTCCTTGCGCAAAAGAATGCACTCCCGAAAATAGGAATGCCAAAAAGGTAATGATTACAAATAATTTGAATGGTCTAAAGTAATTCAAGCTGAACATCCTTGTTGCCGTCTTTATTTAGTTACTTCTTGATCCAACTTTTGAGTTAACGTATTAACTTTCTTAAGTATAACAGGATCAGTTGTTATAAATCTAACTTTATTCAAAATCTCTTTTGCTTCCTTAGAATCTTTTTTAAATTCAGCCCAAAGTATAGCTTGGTTCAGCAAAACTGGAACCTTTTGATTTTTAGAATCTATACTTTTGTACACACTAAGAGCCTTATCTACTTTGCCTACACCACGAAGTGCGATGGCATAATTATTTGCAATGGCAGGATTACTCTTGTCTTCATCGTATGCATTTTCTAACAGAGCCAAAGCTTTATCGTAATCTAAATATTTTAAATAATAGGCGCCAAGATTTGCACTTGCTCCTAAATGGTCATTATCACCAAGCAGTGCTTTTTTGAAAGATCCTTGAGCCTCATACTCTTTTCCTTCTTTCATTTGAATCACACCAATACCATTGTTTGCGTCCGCATTCTTTGGATCTTTTGCTAGAACTCTATCAAAATAAATTTTTGCAGCGTCCGGCTCATTGTTCTTGAGATAAAAAATCGCAAAGCCATTGAGGATCTTAACGTTTTCAGAATCACGCGCAAGGAGTTCACTGCCCGTAGCGATCATCTCATTTTCTCTTTGAGAATTTACGGCAGCTTCAAATTTATCTCCTAACTCACTACTAGAAACCTTTGGAGTTTCTTTCTCATCGACTTGTGGAGAAGACTTTCCTCCCGGAGTTGCAGATTTTGGGCTGCCTTCCACTTCGTTATCAAATTCTCCAAAAGATTTTTTATCACCTTCGTTGTAATTTTTTACCTTGCTCGAAGAACAACCCACACTTAAAAGAATCAACCCTGCCAATATTAAATTTTTATTGTTCATCATAAATCCACCTTCGGAATGATGTAATCGATAGATACTTCTTCGAGAACTTTTTCTGATTTGTTCATTCTGTCGAGAGCCTGGTAAGCCGTTCTCACGTACTCGCTATAGATATCAATTTGACGAGCTTTATTGATGGCGTTCTTATAATTATCCAACCCTTGCTGCTTGAGTGGCCCCGCAACCTTATCCACTTCCGCCATATAAACCTGCTGTTGTTCAGCATTTAAACCCTTAGGGAGTGGAACTTTATAAATTGCATCGCTCATGTGTTCATAAGCCTGTCCTGCTGTTGCAAGAGACGCTACCACGTATTCACCCACATCCAATTTTACAATTGGTTCTAATTCTTTATTCATTTTATTGATGAGAGCCAATTTCTTTTGAATTGCTGGTCCTTGTCCTCTTGGATCGTTTGGAATTCTAATCGCCATCATTTCATTCAATGTTGGCAATACAAATTTGAATTGGGCCTCAGCGGATTCTCTCGCACCTATGTCTCCACCAGCTCTGCGCTTTAGACCAATGATTTTTTTGTACCATTCCTCAGCCTTTGCGCGATTTCCTGCCTTTTCAGCATTTTTGGCAATTCTATAA
It encodes:
- a CDS encoding tetratricopeptide repeat protein, which translates into the protein MMNNKNLILAGLILLSVGCSSSKVKNYNEGDKKSFGEFDNEVEGSPKSATPGGKSSPQVDEKETPKVSSSELGDKFEAAVNSQRENEMIATGSELLARDSENVKILNGFAIFYLKNNEPDAAKIYFDRVLAKDPKNADANNGIGVIQMKEGKEYEAQGSFKKALLGDNDHLGASANLGAYYLKYLDYDKALALLENAYDEDKSNPAIANNYAIALRGVGKVDKALSVYKSIDSKNQKVPVLLNQAILWAEFKKDSKEAKEILNKVRFITTDPVILKKVNTLTQKLDQEVTK